The following proteins are encoded in a genomic region of Rattus rattus isolate New Zealand chromosome 2, Rrattus_CSIRO_v1, whole genome shotgun sequence:
- the Clcf1 gene encoding cardiotrophin-like cytokine factor 1, which produces MDLRAGDSWGMLACLCTVLWHLPAVPALNRTGDPGPGPSIQKTYDLTRYLEHQLRSLAGTYLNYLGPPFNEPDFNPPRLGAETLPRATVNLEVWRSLNDRLRLTQNYEAYSHLLCYLRGLNRQAATAELRRSLAHFCTSLQGLLGSIAGVMATLGYPLPQPLPGTEPAWAPGPAHSDFLQKMDDFWLLKELQTWLWRSAKDFNRLKKKMQPPAASVTLHLEAHGF; this is translated from the exons GGGACTCGTGGGGGATGTTAGCTTGCCTCTGCACGGTGCTGTGGCACCTCCCTGCAGTGCCAGCTCTTAATCGAACAGGAGATCCAGGCCCTGGCCCCTCCATCCAGAAAACCTATGACCTCACCCGCTACCTGGAGCATCAACTCCGCAGCTTAGCTGGGACCTAC CTGAACTACCTGGGGCCCCCTTTCAACGAGCCTGACTTCAATCCTCCTCGGCTGGGGGCAGAAACTCTGCCTAGGGCCACGGTCAACTTGGAAGTGTGGCGAAGCCTCAATGACAGGCTACGGCTGACCCAGAACTATGAGGCCTACAGTCACCTCCTGTGTTACTTGCGTGGCCTCAACCGTCAAGCTGCCACAGCTGAACTACGACGTAGTCTGGCCCATTTCTGTACCAGTCTCCAGGGCCTGCTGGGAAGCATTGCAGGTGTCATGGCAACTCTTGGCTACCCATTACCCCAGCCTCTGCCAGGGACTGAGCCAGCCTGGGCCCCTGGCCCTGCCCACAGCGACTTCCTCCAGAAGATGGATGACTTCTGGCTGCTGAAGGAGCTGCAGACCTGGCTATGGCGTTCAGCCAAAGACTTCAACCGGCTTAAGAAGAAGATGCAACCTCCAGCAGCTTCAGTCACCCTGCACTTGGAGGCCCATGGTTTCTGA